From Penicillium psychrofluorescens genome assembly, chromosome: 6, one genomic window encodes:
- a CDS encoding uncharacterized protein (ID:PFLUO_008917-T1.cds;~source:funannotate) has product MAIDPKDPDGDSEMASSVDSIHDDSDAPHVGARTPTGHTLFSPAAGASELSPPGSQPQHMSQFPVCDFEAAPETIGAGAGAAAGKGSEPPVAAWKSRRAQEDYQRAMEYVVDKEFNLNEFGDPFDERDLEQKLL; this is encoded by the exons ATGGCAATTG ACCCCAAAGACCCAGACGGCGACTCCGAAATGGCCTCCTCCGTCGACTCCATCCACGACGACTCCGATGCTCCCCACGTTGGCGCCCGCACACCCACCGGCCACACCCTTTTCTCCCCTGCGGCGGGCGCATCAGAGCTCTCCCCGCCGGGCTCACAGCCACAGCACATGTCGCAGTTCCCCGTCTGCGATTTTGAGGCCGCTCCGGAGACGATAggtgccggtgctggtgccGCGGCGGGCAAGGGCTCCGAGCCGCCTGTCGCGGCGTGGAAGAGTCGTCGGGCGCAGGAGGACTATCAGCGCGCGATGGAGTATGTGGTTGATAAGGAGTTTAACCTGA ATGAATTCGGGGATCCGTTCGATGAGCGGGACTTGGAACAGAAGTTGCTGTGA